The following coding sequences lie in one Rutidosis leptorrhynchoides isolate AG116_Rl617_1_P2 chromosome 4, CSIRO_AGI_Rlap_v1, whole genome shotgun sequence genomic window:
- the LOC139904648 gene encoding uncharacterized protein — MISSIPTIVLSPFTPATSRYMHLSSSRRHIHNPHNTFANRIQTSPCSPANFGTNQWPGYGVEYKQKAPIPSPFPAEDTDDGWRVVQRKHNGKNISNPKIDQAKILIQKYGNPGLRKNQFRQQWIPRSEPKNDNGGYHSNHKIPATSPNNIPLSNANISVNTAAKARDNPRNQSVSSTNTTSNYNNQQNPTHLIRSKSGLNHQSTRLNSSYNQLYNNFKIRESATNLINRYGKPFPDANNSKTNQLPKPIDKSRITSYLFHNFPEHWCSTDLWDVFKKYGNIHEVYIPRKTLKNGRKFGFVRFLDVPDYHKDSLARRLSLIVAGDNLLKVYKARDPEGKKQAPQPNNAKSGSRNNVKVAFNSPVDERNFKEVVLNKQATNYGIPSIKVNSNDDLIQILGQAVIAKVKDLEFLEYFNEICESENLGGFTIKYLGGHDLMLIFEEPNPALDLINNSEHPLWKWLEDINPWDPEIYKTSGRLVYVNIFGVPITCWLESTFIDIAKNWGEVIETFNCSITNENNQDLSHGSVIIKTNNFSPINGQVIINPGDVNQSKAYIIEVQNFSMFNTYGDIDNSSNWDDEILSDDHISDEESHLDCENRVEGNAEKTTRNNNHDPTPPHQTSSNSSKRMDTRPLINNADNQSLQSPSISKPINHFDTTNPHTHNPSNPETVLNNTSSTKETSPSNETDPIEPPPIPDFNTARPYNTTSYQPKPKTIPLESTVITQPITTNTPPSPPREDTLAIPQPNTVINGPSNHVNDTPVTPSHISGKSNMDSSPQHILTNDLCSPIVTQEHADSVPETLPHHTTNDTPCTTPLNPQSNSPLNFMPAPNATQQTNSDPFNLEPLLYTGKEISKKRKISSTIAKPIIKSKNTSQNPDFKRPRSNMLYIKHLARSGQKLRISQLAKRCKSSSNGGGSTSYFSKGSHMDMVHNKKTKKTGSTSSKSLDTFEFGKSIGIRRNNP; from the coding sequence ATGATCTCCTCAATCCCTACCATCGTACTGTCTCCTTTCACGCCGGCAACTAGCCGGTACATGCATCTTTCATCTTCCCGACGGCACATCCACAATCCCCACAACACTTTCGCCAATCGTATACAGACATCACCATGTTCTCCGGCTAATTTTGGTACTAATCAGTGGCCAGGTTATGGGGTTGAATACAAGCAAAAGGCTCCAATTCCCTCGCCCTTTCCAGCTGAAGATACAGATGACGGTTGGAGAGTGGTCCAACGAAAACATAACGGTAAGAATATATCTAACCCTAAAATCGATCAGGCAAAAATCTTAATCCAAAAATATGGAAATCCGGGCCTTCGCAAGAACCAATTCCGGCAACAGTGGATCCCTAGATCCGAACCTAAAAACGACAATGGTGGTTATCACTCTAACCATAAAATCCCAGCCACTTCTCCCAACAACATTCCCCTTTCCAATGCCAATATTTCTGTCAATACTGCTGCTAAGGCTAGGGACAACCCCCGAAACCAATCTGTTTCATCGACTAACACCACGTCTAATTACAATAACCAGCAGAATCCAACCCACCTTATCCGATCCAAATCTGGTCTCAATCATCAATCGACAAGGTTAAACTCATCCTACAATCAATTATACAACAACTTCAAAATACGGGAATCAGCCACCAACCTTATCAATCGTTATGGCAAGCCTTTTCCAGATGCGAATAATTCTAAAACAAATCAATTGCCAAAACCGATCGACAAGTCTAGAATTACTTCATACCTCTTCCACAACTTTCCCGAACACTGGTGTTCAACGGACTTATGGGATGTTTTCAAAAAATATGGCAATATCCACGAGGTTTACATCCCCAGGAAGACCTTAAAAAACGGAAGGAAGTTTGGTTTTGTTAGATTCTTAGACGTTCCAGATTACCACAAAGATTCTCTTGCGAGGAGACTAAGTCTCATTGTTGCGGGTGACAATTTACTCAAAGTTTACAAGGCCCGTGATCCCGAAGGAAAGAAACAAGCTCCACAGCCTAACAATGCAAAATCGGGTTCTAGGAACAATGTTAAGGTTGCATTTAACTCACCTGTAGACGAAAGGAATTTCAAAGAAGTGGTCCTAAACAAGCAGGCTACAAACTACGGCATCCCCTCGATTAAGGTAAATTCTAATGATGATCTTATCCAAATACTTGGTCAAGCGGTTATTGCCAAAGTTAAAGATCTTGAATTCCTTGAATATTTTAATGAAATATGTGAAAGTGAAAACCTTGGTGGGTTTACTATCAAATACCTGGGCGGGCATGATCTAATGCTTATATTTGAGGAACCCAACCCGGCCCTAGACTTGATTAACAATTCGGAACACCCATTATGGAAATGGCTTGAAGATATAAACCCATGGGATCCCGAAATTTACAAAACCTCTGGTAGACTTGTCTATGTTAACATATTCGGGGTACCTATTACTTGTTGGTTAGAATCCACATTCATTGACATAGCAAAAAATTGGGGCGAGGTAATTGAAACGTTTAATTGCTCTATAACCAATGAGAACAACCAAGATTTATCGCATGGCTCGGTAATTATCAAAACAAACAATTTCTCACCGATAAACGGCCAAGTTATTATCAACCCCGGTGACGTCAATCAATCTAAGGCTTACATCATTGAAGTTCAAAACTTTTCTATGTTTAACACTTATGGTGATATCGATAATTCGTCGAATTGGGATGATGAAATTCTTTCGGACGATCACATTTCTGACGAAGAGTCCCACTTGGATTGTGAAAATCGAGTTGAAGGAAACGCTGAAAAGACCACCCGTAACAACAACCACGATCCCACGCCTCCTCACCAAACCTCCTCTAATTCCTCTAAACGAATGGATACTCGTCCCTTAATTAATAATGCCGATAACCAATCTCTCCAATCTCCTAGCATATCGAAACCCATCAACCACTTTGACACCACAAACCCTCACACCCATAATCCTTCCAATCCCGAAACTGTTTTAAATAATACTAGCTCTACAAAAGAAACTAGCCCATCGAATGAAACTGATCCAATTGAACCACCTCCTATTCCTGATTTTAATACAGCAAGGCCATATAATACCACCTCATATCAACCAAAACCAAAAACCATCCCTTTGGAGTCCACTGTAATCACGCAGCCCATTACCACCAATACCCCCCCAAGCCCACCAAGAGAGGATACCCTTGCAATCCCGCAGCCCAACACTGTTATTAACGGCCCATCGAATCATGTAAATGATACCCCTGTTACACCTAGCCACATCTCGGGTAAATCTAATATGGACAGCTCACCTCAACACATTCTAACAAATGATTTATGCTCACCAATAGTGACACAAGAACATGCAGATTCTGTTCCCGAAACCCTCCCTCACCATACCACAAACGACACCCCCTGTACTACCCCTTTAAACCCTCAATCCAACTCTCCATTAAATTTTATGCCTGCCCCTAACGCTACACAACAAACAAATTCCGATCCTTTCAACCTCGAACCTTTACTTTATACGGGTAAAGAAATTTCTAAAAAGAGAAAAATTTCTAGCACCATCGCCAAACCTATCATTAAGTCAAAAAACACCTCTCAAAACCCAGATTTTAAAAGACCTAGATCCAATATGCTTTACATCAAACATCTAGCTAGAAGTGGCCAAAAGCTTAGAATCTCTCAACTGGCTAAACGTTGTAAGTCCTCGTCTAACGGTGGTGGTAGCACATCCTACTTCTCGAAGGGATCTCATATGGACATGGTACATAACAAAAAGACTAAAAAGACAGGTTCTACCTCTAGCAAAAGCTTGGATACGTTCGAATTCGGGAAAAGCATCGGGATTCGTCGCAACAACCCATGA